From the Deltaproteobacteria bacterium HGW-Deltaproteobacteria-4 genome, one window contains:
- the lptG gene encoding LPS export ABC transporter permease LptG yields MLLTRYTLAFFYRFFFLSLGSFAGLYLLIEFFEKVDNLARKNAVLAQYLIYFLGKIPMIVTQVVPLAVLMGVFMTIGTLSHSNELTAMRTGGMSLPRITLPLLVMGLIISLTVLAANEWLVPITSREANRVYRFDLEKQQQLTITRDKVWLKDGQALVNIRMVIPAQNLLQGISIQELYPNGRPSTRIDAERATYSAGTWLGEKVTTTRFSATSGEVVDVVKSAASALPLTKSPIDFSAISERNDEMTISDLAYMAQRVKKEGYDSTRYRVDLHGRLATPFASLIMAFLGIPFALQRGRGSSLAVGIAISIFIGISYHLFQGMMLALGYSGTVPILLAVWSPNVLFGLLGITLLVTKR; encoded by the coding sequence ATGCTATTAACCCGATATACCCTGGCATTCTTTTATCGTTTCTTCTTCCTCTCTCTCGGTTCCTTTGCCGGTCTCTATCTGCTTATTGAATTTTTCGAAAAAGTCGATAACCTTGCCCGCAAGAATGCCGTCCTTGCGCAATACCTCATCTACTTCCTCGGCAAAATCCCCATGATAGTCACTCAGGTCGTTCCCCTTGCCGTACTGATGGGGGTCTTCATGACTATCGGCACTCTCTCCCACAGCAACGAATTGACCGCCATGCGGACCGGCGGCATGAGCTTGCCCCGCATCACCCTGCCGCTGTTAGTGATGGGACTGATCATCTCTCTCACCGTTTTAGCCGCCAATGAATGGCTCGTCCCCATCACCAGCAGAGAAGCAAATCGCGTCTATCGCTTCGATCTCGAAAAGCAGCAGCAACTGACCATTACTCGTGACAAAGTGTGGCTTAAAGACGGCCAGGCTCTCGTCAATATTCGCATGGTTATCCCTGCCCAGAATCTTTTGCAAGGGATCAGCATTCAGGAACTTTACCCAAACGGCAGGCCTTCCACCCGCATCGATGCAGAACGGGCGACCTACAGCGCCGGTACCTGGCTTGGTGAAAAGGTCACCACCACCCGTTTTTCGGCAACGAGTGGTGAAGTCGTCGATGTCGTCAAGAGTGCGGCCAGCGCCCTGCCCTTAACAAAAAGCCCCATAGACTTCAGTGCCATCAGCGAACGCAACGACGAAATGACCATCTCCGACCTCGCTTATATGGCACAAAGGGTCAAGAAGGAAGGCTACGACTCAACCCGTTACCGTGTCGACCTGCATGGTCGTTTAGCGACGCCCTTTGCCAGTCTGATCATGGCCTTTCTCGGCATCCCTTTTGCCTTGCAGCGCGGTCGCGGCTCCAGCCTTGCCGTCGGCATTGCCATCAGCATCTTTATCGGTATCTCCTACCACCTTTTTCAAGGGATGATGCTCGCTCTCGGCTACTCCGGCACCGTTCCCATCCTCCTTGCCGTATGGTCTCCCAACGTCCTCTTCGGTCTTCTTGGCATCACCCTGCTTGTTACCAAACGCTAA